GGTCGACTTGCCACAGCCGGACGGACCGACCAGAACGAGGAACTCTCCGTCCTCGATGTGGATGTCAAGACCGTCTACGGCGGGCTTCTCGGTGCCCGGGTAGATCCGGGTCGCCTTGTCGAACGAAACAGTGGCCATGGTGATGGGCCCCCTTCTACCGGCAGGAACGTGCCGGACGATCCGTTGTAGGAAGGTGGTGGTGTAGTCCACACAGGTGAACTTGGAGGGACGCTACCTGGCGTTTGCCGGATCTGTCAGTAGTCCGGGGCATGTGAACTTCGTCGAAATTTTCGAGAGGGCTCTGCCGGGACCTGGGTACACTGCACGGGCGCGTACGCGACAGACGTACGTCTGCCTCCTTAGCTCAGATGGCCAGAGCAACGCACTTGTAATGCGTAGGTCGTCGGTTCGAATCCGACAGGGGGCTCTCGTGATGCCCAGCCCAGACAGTGTCTGAGCTGGGCTTTTGTGTTCATCGGATGCGGCGTCGGCGACGTGCGCGGGCCGTGCGTCGGTCCTCGGTCTCAGTTGTGGTCTCAGTCGGGAGTTCCGGGCCCGGCATGAAGTGGTCTCCCATACGACGCATGGCGTCCTTGGAGAGGTGGGATCTGCCCTTCACGTAGCGGCGGGTCTGGCTGATCTGGGTGTGGCGGAGGATCTCCATGATCGTGGGCATGTCCACCCCGAGTTCGTTGAGGATCGTGCCGGCGGTGTGGCGGCTGCCGTCGTAGAGGCGGCGGTCGTCGATTCCGGCTTCCGCGAGGAGTTCCTTGAATTCCTCCCAGTCCTGGCGAGGGTCGAGGGGGCGGCCGTCCGGCCGCGCGAAGACCAGCTTGTGTTCCTCCCACGAGTCGCCGGCCGCGATCCGCATCGCTTCTTGCTGGGCTTGGTGCTCGCGCAGGTAGGGGATGAAGGGTGGCGGGATGGGCACGGGGTTCTGGCTCTTCTTGGTCTTCGGTCGGGTGAAAACGAGCCCGCCGCCTTTGCGCTCGGGGCAGACGCTCGCGTGCCTGGTGCAGCCCTTGGGGCAGGGCTTGGGGCACCCGCGTTTGTAGCTCTCGTGACGCTTGCAGCCGGGCGGGCACGGCTCGAAGCGGTGGAGGCGCGCGCCGCACGCGTGGGGGTCCTCGCAGCCGTGGCGCCACGTGAGCCGCTGGAGCTGCCACCGGGGGTGGAACAGCTCGTCGTCGAGGTCGACGTACGGCCACCGCAGACCGAGCGTCTCGCCCTGGCGAAAGCCCATGCCGACGCCGACGCACCACCGCATGAAGGTGGGGCGCCTTGCTGCGGCTTTCAGAAAGGCCTTGGCCTCTTCTTTGGTGAAGGGGTTCGCCTCGGTCTCGTCGACCGTTGGCGGGTCTACCAGGGTCGCCACATTTTCGACGATGAGGCGGCGGCGGTGGGCGATTTTCAGGGCGCGAGAGAGGATGCGGTGCACCTTGAGGACGTGGGACGGTGCGTGACCCTCGTCGAGCATGACGCGGTACATCCGCTCAAGATGTTCCGGCTGGAGCTTGTCGATCCGGTGCTTGCCAATGCCCGGGATGATGTCGTTGCGGGTCTTGGACCAGTAATCGTCCAGGGAACGCGGCTTGAGCTTCAGGGAAGCGATGTCGGTGAGGTAGGTGGTCATCCACTCTTCGACGGTGGGCTTGCGGCCGGCCTTGGGGGCGCGGCCCTTGTCGCGGAGGGCTTCCAACTCGCGGACCTTGCGCTTCACTTCAGCCTCGGTCCGGGCCCGGCGGTGGCGGCGGTCGGGGCTGCCGTCGTCCTTGACGCCCATGGTCACGCGGCCGTGCCACCAACCGTCGCTGCCCTCGTAGATGGACGACTCCATGTTCGCGTTGCGGGGGCTCATGTGCTCCTCCATGCGGGAGGCGGCCCCGGACTGGTGGTCCGGGGCCGCCTCGGGTGTGCGTGGGTTAGTTGGGCAGGGGTTCGAGGTTGTTCACGTAGGCCTCAAGGTCGCTTCGGCGGATGCGGCGGGCGCGACCGCGCTTGACGTACTTCAGGGACCCTTCGGCCATCAGCTCGTAGACGGTGGAGCGACCGAAGCGCAGGACCTTTGCGGCTTCGGTGGGGGTGTAGAGCAACTGGTCGGGTGCGAGGGCGGTGTTCATCAGGTGTCTCTCCTCGGAGGCTGCTCGGGGTGCTCTGAGAAGTTCGGGTGATGGGTGCGGCTGTCCGCGTCTGTCCGAGGCGCGGATTTCTGCGTCATCGCGTCACATACGTCATTCAGGCCTCTGAGCTGGGCTTATGTGGTGACGCGGATAGTGCAGGGCGTGTCACAGGGCGGGGGTGGGCTCTGTCATCCGTGACACGGATGACGCGGGATGACGCAGCGTTCGGCCGTCTGCGTCATCGCTGGAGCCGCTGGTCAGGGACCGGTTTCGTGGGGCTGGTGACGTGGGTGACGCAGCGTCTCTCTTCTTAGGAAAAGCAGAGGGGGTTGGTGTCTGTTGTGGTGCGCCGCTCAGGACGAGAAGAAGGAGCCGCTGCGCGGCACGTCTTGTGCAGCGGCGGCAGGCCGCCGCAACAGCAAGAAGAGCACCCGGCGCGGGGTGCTCCTCTTGCTTGTGCAGTTCAGAGGCGCGGTCAGAATGCCGCTTCCTGCTGGTGCGAGGGCTCGACCGTGGGGCGGGTCATCTCGATGTAGCGGGCTGCGCTGGTGCGGCCCCAGTCGATGAGGACGCCCCGTGCCGCGAGGGTCGGCTGTAGCCGCTTGAGCCGGTCGGAGAGAACCTTGCCGGTCGTGGGCCAGCCCTTGGGCAGGGGACGGCACTCCTCGCCGCTGTAGAGGCTGGTGAGGCAGTGCAGCCACTCCGATGACGTCATCCGGACCTCGGCGCCGACGTCGAGCCCCGCGGCGTGCTCCAGAACCGTCTGAGCCAACAGGTCGCCCTCGATGACGTCGTCGTTGAGGTCGTCGAGACTCGCCCGGTACGCGGCCAGTGCTCCCCAGCCGGTTGCCGCATCGAGCTGGGCGCACAGGTGGGCGAAGTCAGCCATCCGCAGGTCGGTGGGGGTGTCCGCCTGCGCGGCCCGCACCCTCACCGTCAGGTCCAGCAGGGAGCCGAGAACGACGGGGAGGATCTCCGCGTACTCCGTCCACAGCTCCGCCTCGGTGCGCCGCACCTGGGGCCGCACGAGGCGCAGCGGCAAGAGGCGTTCGGCGAGGTCGGGGCGGATGACGCCGACGTCGATCCCGGTCAGCAGCATGGGGCGCCGGTAGCGGGAGCGCACGACGTCACCATCGGTGAACAGCGCGCGCTTGATGCTCTCGGCACCGGTCACGATGCAGCACATGAGGTCGGACAAGTCCGGCGGCAGGTGGGAGAGGTTGTCCAGCGCGGTGACCCATCCGGCGGCAACCGCCGTGATCATGTTCTCCTCGTCCTTCGGGGCCCGACGCAGGTCGCCGCTCATTCCCTCGATGATCCGCACGAGCATCCGGCCGCCGGTGGACTTGCCGGCGCCCTGGGGGCCGGTGAGGAACGGGGCGGGAACGGGCACGGACGGCTCCAGGCAACCGATGAGCCAGGCGAGGGCCAGGCACTCGGTCTCCGCGTTGGCGAAGTTGCAGAGCCTGAGCAGGAGGTCGATGCCCTTGCCGTTGGTGTCCTTGACGGGCAGGGGCAATTCGCCGGTGAGCTGGGTGCGCCGCCAGCAGACCTCTTGGGGGTCGGGGGTGCGGATGTCCCAGCCGGTGGGGTGGATGCGGACGGACTTGCCGTCGGTGCGGCCCAGGTCCAGCCATGTGGCCCCGTCGTACCCAGGTGCCACGCGAATGTGGGTGGGCTGTACGTCCTCGGTCAGGGCGAGTGCTTCGATCAAGTCCAACGCCTCCTTGAGTGCTGTGCCGTTGAAGACGCCGACCCCGTCTTTGAAGAGGCCGACCATGAGTTCTTGGCGGTGGCTGCCGGTGGTGCCCTGGGAGCGGATGGGGCGGGCGACGGGGTGGCCGTTCTTCTGTGCGTAGACGGTGCCGTCGATGGTGCGGAAGTAGCGGAAGTGGGCTTGCGCGTAGTCGGTGATGATCTGGCGGGCCGGAGTCTTCTCGTCCTCGGACACGGTCACATCCCCAGTGCGGTGCGGGCGTTGGTCCACGCGTCGGTGCAGTGCCGGGCCGTCTCGCCCTTGGCCCGTGCGGCGGTGAACAGCCGGGCGACGTGCGTTTCGGTGAGGCAGCCGCACCGGCCATGGGTGGAGAGCACCGCGAGGAAGGTGCGGTAGACCGTCGCGTGGATCTCACTGCGGGCTTCCGTAATGCGCTGCTCCGCCATGGCGAGACCACGGGCGAGGTAAGTGGGCGTGCGGTGCGGGCAGGCGCCCCGAATGCCGGGTACGGGCGCTGTGAGTCTCTGTGGCGCGCCGAGAGGCTTGGGTGCCTGCTTTACCGCCAGGGAGCGCACAACGTCCGGCAGGGGCGCCGTGGCGCCCTCGCCGGGAGCAAGCCAACGGGCGTACTGCATAAGGGACTTGACGTCCACGCCGGGCCGAACCGCGTTGGATGACGGCATGGTGCCCCGGTAGATCCAGTGCTCGCCCCGCGTCGTCGGCACGGTCCGCGTGGCGGGCAGCGTGGCGCGAGCCCATTCGATGGCGCCTGTGCTGTCGAGGTCGACGACGGTGAGGCCTGCGCCGCCGGGGTGGTAGGCAACAGCCGCCGCCTCACGCCACGCGCGCGCCCACGCCGGGGAGTTGAGGACGTCAGGGTCTGTGGTGGCCGCCGCCCATCCGTGGCACGGGGCCGGGCAGGTGCAGCGGCCGGGGGTCCGCATGTTCGGCCGTCCCCCGCACGCGTTTCGCGTGCAGGTGGGGCAGTTCCCGAACGGCAGCTTCCCCGCCCGTAGCGGCAGTACGGGCAGGCCGCCAGCGGCGAGACGCAGAGCGGTCATAAGGTGCTCGTTCATGCGGCCACCTCCCACGTCTCGTGTGGCCTGGTCGTGCGGGAGCGCAGGAGGAGTGCGTAGGCGTGGCGGCCCTGTCGGGGGACGACGCCGTTGCCGATGATGCGGAGTTGCTCCTTGCGGGGGATGTCGGGCACAGCGGTGACCCAGCCGGCTGGCAGGCCCATCATCCATTCCGCGAACGCGGGAGACAGCCGGCGGTTGCCTCGGGTGCCCGGCTCGGTGGGGCAGGGCGCGGCCTGGCCGGTGACGTGCTCCCATCGGCGGATGGCCGGCCCGTAGTCGATGCCGTCCGTCGAGATCCATGTGCCGCTGTAGGGCAGGCGGTTGACGACGAATTCGTTGAGCGGGCGGGAGTTGTGGTCCATCAGGTTGGAGGCGCCGGACTTCCAGTCCCGTGCGGCCGGGGTGGGCAGCAGCGTCACGTTTCCGGCGGGGGTGCCGGCAGGCGTGTCACTGCGGTGCGCAGGTTCATCCCGCCCTTGCGCTTCGGGCTGGTGCCGGGGCCACCCGTGCCGTCCGAGGTGGTCGGGGTCGGCATCAGCGGGATGGCCAACTGCGAACCAGCGGTCGCGTTCGTGCGGGGCGCCGGTTTCGGGGTCACCAGCTCGTACACATGTCCACCGGACGTCATACCCGATCGCGGCCAGGTCCGCGGCGACGACGTCCAGCCCCCGCGAGCGGAGCGCCGCCACGTTTTCCAGGAACACGAGACGCGGTCGAATGTGGCCCACAGCCTCAGCGACGTTTTTCCAGACTCGCGACCACTGGCCATTGATCCCGTCCTTCCGTCCAGCGTTGGAGGTGTTGCGGCAGGGGAACCCGGCACTGATCACGTCCGGCCGGTACAGGGCACGAACCCACTCCCAGTCGGCGCGGGTGATGTCCCCGAGGTTGGGCACGCCCGGGTGCCGGTGGGCGTGCACGGCGGCGGCGTAGGGGTCGTTCTCTGCGAAGGCGACGACCTGGCCGCCGATGTGGGCGCGTACGGCGGCTTCCAGTCCGCCGTAGCCGGCACACAGGCCGACGATGCGGGCCGGCGTGTCTGGGGCTCGCCGGATGTCGGTGGGTTGCGTCATGCTGGGAGACCTCCAACAGGTCTGTAGAGGACTGGAGACAAGGGCGACCCCGGTTCTTGGCGGAATGGGGGGTCGCCCTGCCTGTTGCCGATCCAGTAGGGGGATGGTGTGTCTGAGGATCTGATCAGCGCTCGACTGCACGCACGGATTCAGCGGGACTTCCCGGACCCCGGTGCAGCGAAGGGGATAGAGGGCGCACTGCGGAAGCTCGCGGAAGAACTCCAAGACTCCCGACAGGACATGGAGCGTTTGTTGGCGGCAGCGGTGCTGTCCGCGAACGGAGACGTAAACGCGTTCCGCTCAGCAGTCCGCGTTGCCCGGGTGGACTGGCGTGACCTGCTCATGGATGGCGGGTTGGCCGACGAGGACTGGCCGGGTGTTCTGGATGAGGAACTGGGCAGCCGCCGGTAGCCCATGATCAGCCGTAGAACCTGTTCCGCTTGATCACTGCCTTGCGGATGTTGACGGTCGTTCCTCCGCCGTGGCCGCGCGTGCCGAGCACCTGCACGGCGAACCAT
This DNA window, taken from Streptomyces sp. NBC_00663, encodes the following:
- a CDS encoding tyrosine-type recombinase/integrase, with translation MSPRNANMESSIYEGSDGWWHGRVTMGVKDDGSPDRRHRRARTEAEVKRKVRELEALRDKGRAPKAGRKPTVEEWMTTYLTDIASLKLKPRSLDDYWSKTRNDIIPGIGKHRIDKLQPEHLERMYRVMLDEGHAPSHVLKVHRILSRALKIAHRRRLIVENVATLVDPPTVDETEANPFTKEEAKAFLKAAARRPTFMRWCVGVGMGFRQGETLGLRWPYVDLDDELFHPRWQLQRLTWRHGCEDPHACGARLHRFEPCPPGCKRHESYKRGCPKPCPKGCTRHASVCPERKGGGLVFTRPKTKKSQNPVPIPPPFIPYLREHQAQQEAMRIAAGDSWEEHKLVFARPDGRPLDPRQDWEEFKELLAEAGIDDRRLYDGSRHTAGTILNELGVDMPTIMEILRHTQISQTRRYVKGRSHLSKDAMRRMGDHFMPGPELPTETTTETEDRRTARARRRRRIR
- a CDS encoding helix-turn-helix domain-containing protein; translated protein: MNTALAPDQLLYTPTEAAKVLRFGRSTVYELMAEGSLKYVKRGRARRIRRSDLEAYVNNLEPLPN
- a CDS encoding ATP-binding protein, whose translation is MSEDEKTPARQIITDYAQAHFRYFRTIDGTVYAQKNGHPVARPIRSQGTTGSHRQELMVGLFKDGVGVFNGTALKEALDLIEALALTEDVQPTHIRVAPGYDGATWLDLGRTDGKSVRIHPTGWDIRTPDPQEVCWRRTQLTGELPLPVKDTNGKGIDLLLRLCNFANAETECLALAWLIGCLEPSVPVPAPFLTGPQGAGKSTGGRMLVRIIEGMSGDLRRAPKDEENMITAVAAGWVTALDNLSHLPPDLSDLMCCIVTGAESIKRALFTDGDVVRSRYRRPMLLTGIDVGVIRPDLAERLLPLRLVRPQVRRTEAELWTEYAEILPVVLGSLLDLTVRVRAAQADTPTDLRMADFAHLCAQLDAATGWGALAAYRASLDDLNDDVIEGDLLAQTVLEHAAGLDVGAEVRMTSSEWLHCLTSLYSGEECRPLPKGWPTTGKVLSDRLKRLQPTLAARGVLIDWGRTSAARYIEMTRPTVEPSHQQEAAF
- a CDS encoding bifunctional DNA primase/polymerase, with translation MNEHLMTALRLAAGGLPVLPLRAGKLPFGNCPTCTRNACGGRPNMRTPGRCTCPAPCHGWAAATTDPDVLNSPAWARAWREAAAVAYHPGGAGLTVVDLDSTGAIEWARATLPATRTVPTTRGEHWIYRGTMPSSNAVRPGVDVKSLMQYARWLAPGEGATAPLPDVVRSLAVKQAPKPLGAPQRLTAPVPGIRGACPHRTPTYLARGLAMAEQRITEARSEIHATVYRTFLAVLSTHGRCGCLTETHVARLFTAARAKGETARHCTDAWTNARTALGM
- a CDS encoding DNA cytosine methyltransferase, with product MTQPTDIRRAPDTPARIVGLCAGYGGLEAAVRAHIGGQVVAFAENDPYAAAVHAHRHPGVPNLGDITRADWEWVRALYRPDVISAGFPCRNTSNAGRKDGINGQWSRVWKNVAEAVGHIRPRLVFLENVAALRSRGLDVVAADLAAIGYDVRWTCVRAGDPETGAPHERDRWFAVGHPADADPDHLGRHGWPRHQPEAQGRDEPAHRSDTPAGTPAGNVTLLPTPAARDWKSGASNLMDHNSRPLNEFVVNRLPYSGTWISTDGIDYGPAIRRWEHVTGQAAPCPTEPGTRGNRRLSPAFAEWMMGLPAGWVTAVPDIPRKEQLRIIGNGVVPRQGRHAYALLLRSRTTRPHETWEVAA